The following are from one region of the Novosphingobium aureum genome:
- the putA gene encoding bifunctional proline dehydrogenase/L-glutamate gamma-semialdehyde dehydrogenase PutA, whose amino-acid sequence MTQTMDMPFTAFAPPVREPSALRRAVTGACRREEAAAVAPLIELARLPGEMRDAIRKTASTLVEKLRVKQKAAAKLGGVDALMQEYSLSSLEGVALMCLAEALLRIPDDETRDALIRDKIGKGQWREHLGGDRSLFVNAATWGLVVAGKLYGGIDGSVDDQSMTKALNRLIGRAGEPVVRRSVDIAMRMMGEQFVTGQTIAKALKRAKELEAKGFRYSYDMLGEAAVTAADADRYYEDYENAIHAIGKSASGKGVFRGPGISIKLSALHPRYSRAKAERVVEELLPRVKALAVIAKKYDIGFNIDAEEADRLELSLDLLEMLAMDPELDEGWNGLGFVVQAYGKRCPQVIDWLIDLARRADRRIMVRLVKGAYWDAEIKRAQVDGLSDFPVFTRKRHTDVSYIACAKKLLGALDAVYPQFATHNAQTLATIYHMADPETYSDDQYEFQCLHGMGEPLYSQVVGKEGLNRPCRIYAPVGTHETLLAYLVRRLLENGANSSFVNRIADPKVPVSELVEDPVEQVLDMPEPGARHDQIALPSQLYPDRRNSAGMDLSDDSLLADLTLTLAGTVAHAWRAEAENGEGEEREVLNPADHSDVVGIAVEPPAELAESAVARAAASSWSEVSVEERAAILERAADAMQEHMGTFMGLAMREAGKSAANAIAEVREAIDFLRYYASQARQTFGAGQVPLGPVICISPWNFPLAIFTGQVAAALMAGNTVLAKPAEETPLIAGEAVRLLHRAGVPSDALQFMPGDGKLGAALIDQPQVAGVMFTGSTEVARLIQKQLSTRLSEEGVPIPLIAETGGQNVMIVDSTSLAEQVVGDVIASAFDSAGQRCSALRILCLQEEISKHTLDMLKGALDELEVGNPDRLAVDVGPVITQEAKERIEDHVEAMRAKGHKVHRLELPEGCEKGTFVAPTIIEIDAIGDVEQEVFGPVLHVLRFKRRNMDALIEEINATGYGLTFGLHTRMDGTVAHVLSRVRTGNRYVNRNQIGAIVGVQPFGGNGLSGTGPKAGGPLYLGRLVRQAPLVLPPSGVRMPLVDEFVGWLAKKEWFEGAAHARAIHTASRLGTQMELPGPVGERNEYALHPRGRILLRPKTRAGLVRLMSLTLATGNRASIEGMDLPEGLPDAVAAAFRPDPDEPLAVCLVEGGKDALLKACADMAERPGPIVPVHPAGKPGPGLGWLLEEVSISINTTAAGGNASLMMIG is encoded by the coding sequence ATGACGCAGACCATGGACATGCCTTTCACCGCTTTCGCTCCCCCCGTTCGTGAACCCAGTGCCCTGCGCCGTGCCGTCACCGGTGCGTGCCGCCGCGAGGAGGCCGCAGCCGTGGCCCCGCTGATCGAGCTTGCTCGCCTGCCCGGCGAGATGCGCGATGCGATCCGCAAGACGGCAAGCACGCTGGTCGAGAAACTGAGGGTGAAGCAGAAGGCGGCCGCCAAGCTGGGCGGCGTCGACGCTCTTATGCAGGAATACTCGCTCTCGAGCCTCGAGGGCGTGGCGTTGATGTGCCTTGCCGAGGCGCTGCTGCGCATTCCCGACGACGAGACCCGCGACGCGCTGATCCGCGACAAGATCGGCAAGGGCCAATGGCGCGAGCATCTGGGCGGCGATCGCTCGCTCTTCGTCAATGCCGCGACCTGGGGTCTGGTCGTCGCTGGCAAGCTCTATGGCGGCATCGACGGCAGTGTCGACGACCAGAGCATGACCAAGGCGCTCAACCGCCTGATCGGTCGTGCCGGCGAGCCGGTCGTGCGCCGCAGCGTCGACATCGCGATGCGCATGATGGGCGAGCAGTTCGTCACCGGCCAGACCATCGCCAAGGCGCTCAAGCGCGCCAAGGAGCTCGAGGCCAAGGGCTTCCGCTATAGCTACGACATGCTTGGCGAGGCGGCGGTGACCGCGGCCGATGCCGATCGCTATTACGAGGACTACGAGAACGCGATCCATGCCATCGGCAAGTCTGCCAGCGGCAAGGGCGTGTTTCGCGGCCCGGGCATCTCGATCAAGCTCTCGGCGCTGCACCCGCGCTATTCGCGCGCCAAGGCCGAGCGCGTTGTCGAGGAACTCCTGCCGCGCGTGAAGGCGCTGGCGGTGATTGCCAAGAAGTACGACATCGGCTTCAACATCGACGCCGAAGAGGCAGACCGGCTCGAGCTTTCGCTCGACCTGCTCGAGATGCTGGCGATGGACCCCGAACTCGACGAAGGCTGGAACGGCCTCGGCTTCGTGGTCCAGGCCTATGGCAAGCGCTGCCCGCAGGTGATCGACTGGCTGATCGATCTTGCACGCCGCGCCGATCGCCGGATCATGGTGCGTCTCGTCAAGGGCGCCTACTGGGATGCCGAGATCAAGCGCGCGCAGGTTGACGGTCTGTCCGACTTCCCGGTTTTCACCCGCAAGCGCCACACCGACGTGTCCTACATCGCCTGTGCGAAGAAGCTGCTCGGCGCGCTCGATGCGGTCTATCCGCAGTTCGCCACGCACAATGCGCAGACGCTGGCAACGATCTACCACATGGCCGATCCGGAGACCTACTCGGATGACCAGTACGAGTTCCAGTGCCTGCACGGCATGGGCGAGCCGCTCTATTCGCAGGTCGTCGGCAAGGAAGGACTGAACCGTCCCTGCCGTATCTACGCGCCTGTTGGCACGCACGAGACGCTGCTGGCGTACCTGGTACGGCGCCTGCTCGAGAACGGGGCCAACTCCTCGTTCGTCAACCGCATCGCCGATCCCAAGGTGCCGGTCTCCGAACTGGTCGAGGACCCGGTCGAGCAAGTGCTCGACATGCCCGAGCCGGGCGCGCGTCACGACCAGATCGCTCTGCCCTCGCAGCTCTATCCCGACCGGCGTAATTCGGCGGGCATGGACCTGTCCGACGACAGCCTGCTGGCCGACCTGACGCTGACCCTGGCAGGTACCGTTGCGCACGCGTGGCGGGCCGAGGCCGAGAACGGCGAAGGCGAGGAGCGCGAGGTGCTCAACCCGGCCGATCACAGCGACGTCGTGGGCATCGCGGTCGAACCGCCAGCCGAGCTTGCCGAAAGCGCTGTCGCGCGCGCCGCCGCGAGCAGCTGGAGCGAGGTTTCGGTCGAGGAACGCGCCGCCATCCTCGAGCGTGCTGCCGATGCGATGCAGGAGCACATGGGCACCTTCATGGGGCTCGCGATGCGAGAGGCTGGCAAGTCGGCGGCCAACGCGATTGCGGAAGTGCGCGAAGCGATCGACTTCCTGCGCTACTATGCTTCGCAGGCCCGCCAGACCTTCGGTGCCGGGCAGGTGCCGCTGGGGCCGGTGATCTGCATCAGCCCCTGGAACTTCCCGCTGGCGATCTTCACCGGGCAGGTCGCTGCAGCGCTCATGGCGGGCAACACCGTGCTCGCCAAGCCTGCCGAGGAGACCCCGCTGATCGCCGGCGAGGCCGTGCGTCTGCTGCACCGTGCGGGCGTCCCGTCCGACGCTCTCCAGTTCATGCCGGGTGACGGCAAGCTGGGCGCGGCGCTGATCGACCAGCCGCAGGTCGCGGGCGTGATGTTCACCGGTTCGACCGAGGTCGCGCGACTGATCCAGAAGCAGCTCTCGACGCGCCTCTCGGAAGAGGGCGTGCCGATCCCGCTGATCGCCGAAACGGGCGGCCAGAACGTGATGATCGTCGATTCCACCTCGCTTGCCGAGCAGGTGGTGGGCGACGTCATCGCCTCGGCCTTCGACAGCGCCGGCCAGCGCTGCTCGGCGCTGCGTATCCTGTGTCTGCAGGAGGAGATCTCCAAGCACACGCTCGATATGCTCAAGGGCGCGCTCGACGAGCTGGAAGTCGGCAATCCCGATCGCCTCGCCGTCGACGTCGGCCCTGTCATCACGCAAGAGGCCAAGGAGCGCATCGAGGATCACGTCGAGGCGATGCGCGCCAAGGGCCACAAGGTCCACCGTCTCGAACTTCCCGAAGGTTGCGAGAAGGGCACCTTCGTCGCGCCCACGATCATCGAGATCGACGCGATCGGCGATGTCGAGCAGGAAGTCTTCGGACCGGTTCTCCACGTCCTGCGCTTCAAGCGTCGCAACATGGATGCGCTGATCGAGGAAATTAACGCGACCGGCTATGGCCTGACCTTCGGCCTGCACACCCGCATGGACGGGACCGTCGCGCATGTTCTCTCGCGGGTGCGGACCGGCAATCGCTACGTCAATCGCAACCAGATCGGTGCCATCGTCGGCGTGCAGCCCTTCGGCGGTAACGGGCTCTCGGGCACCGGGCCCAAGGCGGGCGGTCCGCTCTATCTCGGCCGCCTCGTGCGCCAGGCGCCGCTGGTGCTGCCGCCTTCGGGCGTGCGCATGCCGCTGGTCGACGAATTCGTCGGCTGGCTGGCGAAGAAGGAGTGGTTCGAGGGCGCAGCCCATGCCCGCGCGATCCATACCGCGAGCCGTCTCGGCACGCAGATGGAGCTGCCCGGGCCTGTGGGCGAGCGTAACGAATACGCGCTGCATCCGCGCGGCCGCATCCTGCTGCGGCCCAAGACCCGCGCGGGGCTCGTACGCCTGATGTCACTGACGCTGGCGACCGGCAACCGCGCGAGCATTGAGGGCATGGACCTGCCCGAAGGCCTGCCCGACGCCGTTGCTGCTGCCTTCCGTCCCGATCCGGACGAACCGCTCGCGGTCTGCCTCGTCGAGGGCGGGAAGGACGCGCTGCTCAAGGCCTGTGCCGACATGGCGGAGCGCCCCGGGCCGATCGTCCCTGTCCACCCGGCGGGCAAGCCGGGGCCGGGGCTGGGCTGGTTGCTCGAGGAAGTCTCGATCTCGATCAACACCACTGCGGCGGGCGGCAATGCCAGCCTGATGATGATCGGCTGA
- a CDS encoding Lrp/AsnC family transcriptional regulator — MGKEPHSVDLDDLDRRIIAALRADGRKTVTDLAKEVGISKTPCQIRMRRLIDSGVIRGFRAVVDPASLGLDHIAFVEIGLSHTHEKALTEFNEAVRRIPEVEECHMIAGSFDYLLKVRTLDMRRYRKVMGEKITNLPHVATTSTFVVMEAIKEVNG; from the coding sequence ATGGGAAAAGAACCACATTCGGTCGATTTGGACGACCTCGATCGCCGCATCATCGCCGCCCTGCGCGCAGATGGCCGCAAAACTGTCACTGATCTGGCCAAGGAGGTCGGGATTTCCAAGACCCCGTGCCAGATTCGCATGCGTCGACTCATCGATAGCGGGGTGATTCGTGGCTTTCGCGCGGTGGTCGACCCTGCGAGCTTGGGACTGGACCACATCGCCTTCGTCGAGATCGGCCTCTCGCATACCCATGAAAAGGCGCTGACCGAGTTCAACGAGGCGGTCCGGCGCATCCCCGAGGTCGAGGAATGCCACATGATCGCAGGCAGCTTCGACTACCTGCTCAAGGTGCGCACGCTCGACATGCGCCGCTACCGCAAGGTGATGGGCGAGAAGATCACCAACCTGCCCCACGTCGCCACGACCTCGACCTTTGTCGTCATGGAGGCGATCAAGGAAGTGAACGGCTGA
- a CDS encoding MFS transporter translates to MSATMSGAARREFAQHWPIVLASALAIGVGMMGIGFYALGLFVSPVQAEFGWSRAAASGAATFQQLGIFLSAPLVGRLADRYGVRAIAIASYIAAPLALVLLSQAGNSVPMWWGLWLLVSLAGCGTTPAIWARAVSARFDKGRGLALGLMLLGSGLAAFLAPALLGPIFATSGWRSAALVMAATILVVGLPVGRLMPRREKGAASDLPAEAPRREKGHFEANRQTLTLILVAVLLGFFVAGLIVHLVPMVVDRGMPAAEAAKVAANIGLAVIFARVVVGYLFDRFHAPFVAALFLVSPVVAALLLAWGGPVVIAALMLGLAAGAEVDMLAYFTGRYARIGNYGATYGVVLGLFSFGAAFGPAAFGWSVDLTGDYQFALLSSAAALVLVVVLIATLGPYRVAAED, encoded by the coding sequence ATGAGCGCAACCATGTCCGGCGCCGCGCGGCGCGAATTCGCACAGCACTGGCCCATCGTCCTCGCCTCGGCGCTGGCGATCGGCGTGGGCATGATGGGCATCGGGTTCTACGCGCTGGGCCTGTTCGTGTCTCCGGTGCAGGCGGAGTTCGGCTGGAGCCGGGCCGCCGCTTCGGGTGCGGCGACCTTCCAGCAGCTCGGCATCTTCCTGTCCGCGCCCCTGGTCGGGCGGCTGGCGGATCGCTACGGCGTGCGCGCGATCGCGATCGCGAGCTATATCGCTGCTCCGCTCGCGCTGGTGCTGCTCTCGCAGGCAGGAAATTCGGTGCCGATGTGGTGGGGCCTGTGGCTGCTCGTCTCGCTCGCCGGTTGCGGCACGACCCCGGCGATCTGGGCGCGGGCAGTCTCGGCCCGCTTCGACAAGGGACGGGGCCTCGCGCTCGGGCTGATGCTGCTCGGCTCCGGCCTTGCCGCATTCCTCGCGCCCGCTCTGCTCGGCCCGATCTTCGCGACGAGTGGCTGGCGCAGCGCGGCACTGGTCATGGCGGCGACGATCCTCGTCGTCGGATTGCCGGTCGGGCGGCTCATGCCACGGCGCGAGAAGGGTGCCGCCAGTGACCTGCCTGCCGAGGCGCCGAGACGAGAGAAGGGCCATTTCGAGGCCAATCGTCAGACCCTGACCCTGATCCTCGTCGCGGTTTTGCTCGGCTTCTTCGTGGCGGGACTGATCGTCCACCTCGTGCCGATGGTCGTCGACCGGGGCATGCCGGCTGCCGAGGCGGCGAAGGTGGCGGCCAACATCGGTCTTGCGGTGATCTTCGCGCGGGTCGTGGTGGGCTACCTCTTCGACCGCTTCCATGCGCCTTTCGTCGCCGCGCTGTTCCTCGTCTCGCCGGTCGTCGCAGCGCTGCTGCTGGCCTGGGGCGGGCCGGTGGTGATCGCCGCGCTGATGCTCGGCCTTGCCGCCGGGGCGGAAGTGGACATGCTCGCCTACTTCACCGGCCGCTATGCGCGGATCGGCAACTATGGCGCGACCTACGGCGTGGTCCTCGGACTGTTCAGCTTCGGCGCGGCCTTCGGCCCTGCGGCATTCGGCTGGTCGGTCGATCTCACCGGCGACTACCAGTTCGCCCTGCTGTCCTCGGCAGCGGCACTGGTCCTCGTCGTCGTCCTGATCGCGACCCTCGGGCCCTACCGCGTCGCCGCCGAGGATTGA
- a CDS encoding TadE/TadG family type IV pilus assembly protein yields the protein MSLARFLSRLRRDQRGASVIEFAFALPVAAALMIGILQFAIVLQATGAIRHAVGEGVRYANIHDDASETEVVAKVREQLAGLDQEGIVSITLERGNDDGAQFDRVNIQYQVEPVVPFMDIDPIVLSDSALSYVQS from the coding sequence GTGAGCCTGGCACGGTTTCTCTCGCGCCTGCGCCGCGACCAGCGCGGGGCCTCGGTCATCGAGTTCGCCTTTGCGCTGCCGGTCGCGGCGGCGCTGATGATCGGCATCCTGCAGTTCGCCATCGTGCTGCAGGCGACCGGAGCCATCCGTCACGCCGTGGGCGAGGGCGTGCGCTATGCCAACATCCACGACGATGCGAGCGAGACCGAAGTCGTCGCCAAGGTGCGCGAGCAGCTGGCCGGGCTCGATCAGGAGGGGATCGTCTCGATCACGCTCGAGCGCGGCAATGACGATGGCGCGCAGTTCGACCGCGTGAACATCCAGTACCAGGTCGAGCCGGTCGTCCCCTTCATGGACATCGATCCGATCGTCCTGAGCGACTCTGCATTATCCTACGTCCAGAGCTGA
- a CDS encoding TadE/TadG family type IV pilus assembly protein has protein sequence MRLAGLLHVLRTLRKDRRGASVIELGLVLPVLLLVLVGMVEVSRFVVARIDVEQAAQRTTDFALAKRPQSPDTSYIVAEAARAGNVDASLVDAQLFLECDGVRQDNFDGYCGATEESARYVYVSIKRPMQMQFDWSVLTNMFGSEVMSSTITLEGDSLERIQ, from the coding sequence ATGAGGCTGGCGGGCCTCCTCCATGTCCTGCGCACACTGCGCAAGGACCGGCGCGGTGCCAGCGTGATCGAGCTCGGGCTCGTCCTGCCGGTGCTGCTGCTGGTGCTGGTCGGCATGGTCGAGGTCTCGCGCTTCGTGGTCGCGCGCATCGACGTCGAGCAGGCAGCCCAGCGCACCACCGACTTCGCGCTCGCCAAGCGGCCGCAGAGCCCGGATACGAGCTATATCGTCGCAGAGGCAGCGCGGGCGGGCAATGTCGATGCCAGCCTCGTCGATGCCCAGCTGTTCCTCGAATGCGATGGCGTACGGCAGGACAACTTCGACGGCTATTGCGGCGCGACCGAGGAATCGGCCCGCTATGTCTATGTCTCGATCAAGCGTCCGATGCAGATGCAGTTCGACTGGTCTGTCCTGACCAACATGTTCGGAAGCGAGGTCATGTCCTCGACGATCACGCTCGAGGGCGACAGCCTGGAGCGGATCCAGTGA
- a CDS encoding TadE/TadG family type IV pilus assembly protein, which produces MPFLTFLSRLRSDRSGGVLIFTGIGFVSLVGAAGLAVDTAQWYLWRRQLQQAVDAGARAGALSLIQRDGYESSARREIGRNADNTLNVTIERVSSPPGSGGFTGDTGAVEVIASTRQSLPFSSVFIDLAPEIRSRAVATRVSDGEYCVIALAPTGIGVRAIGTADVNLGCGVGANSGIQAAIDLTGTSWIDAPSFHAVGGIDASAKNIPADAELQPYGVPITDPLLSRELKVPAKTEGESCIKNYSNQPKDNVTLSPGRYCGGMTLKGVTNLSPGVYILDGGVLDVASSASLIGDGVTFIMTGSGAGNAASAKIVGGATLDLTAPTGAQNPTWKNILFYQDPIGSSSESTFAGGAELDLTGVIYMPNGDVRFTGNSGQSAECLLLVANHVTFAGTSKLNNNCTTDYAELDLSASVVKVVE; this is translated from the coding sequence ATGCCTTTCCTGACGTTCCTCTCGCGCCTCCGCTCGGATCGCTCCGGCGGTGTACTGATATTTACCGGTATCGGTTTCGTCTCGCTGGTCGGCGCGGCCGGGCTCGCGGTGGATACGGCCCAGTGGTACCTGTGGCGCCGCCAGCTCCAGCAGGCGGTCGATGCCGGTGCGCGTGCGGGGGCGCTCAGCCTGATCCAGCGCGACGGCTACGAGAGTTCGGCCAGGCGCGAGATTGGCCGCAACGCCGACAACACCCTCAACGTTACCATCGAGCGGGTCAGTAGCCCGCCAGGTTCGGGCGGCTTCACGGGTGATACCGGCGCGGTCGAGGTGATCGCCAGCACGCGCCAGAGCCTTCCCTTTTCCAGTGTCTTCATCGACCTCGCCCCGGAGATCCGCAGCCGGGCGGTCGCGACGCGTGTGTCGGATGGCGAGTACTGCGTGATTGCGCTGGCGCCCACCGGTATCGGCGTGCGGGCCATCGGTACGGCCGACGTCAATCTGGGCTGCGGCGTTGGCGCGAACTCTGGCATTCAGGCCGCGATCGATCTCACCGGCACCAGCTGGATCGACGCGCCCAGCTTTCACGCCGTGGGCGGTATCGACGCCAGCGCCAAGAACATTCCGGCCGACGCCGAACTGCAGCCGTATGGCGTGCCGATCACGGACCCCTTGCTCAGCCGCGAGCTTAAAGTCCCGGCCAAGACCGAGGGCGAGAGCTGCATCAAGAACTATTCGAACCAGCCCAAGGACAACGTGACCTTGTCGCCGGGCCGGTACTGCGGGGGAATGACGCTCAAGGGGGTCACGAACCTTTCGCCGGGCGTCTACATCCTTGATGGCGGAGTCCTGGACGTTGCCAGTTCCGCCTCGCTGATCGGGGATGGCGTGACCTTCATCATGACCGGCAGCGGTGCGGGCAACGCTGCCTCGGCCAAGATCGTGGGCGGGGCGACGCTCGACCTCACCGCGCCGACCGGGGCGCAGAACCCGACCTGGAAGAATATCCTGTTCTATCAGGACCCGATCGGTTCCTCGAGCGAGAGCACTTTTGCAGGTGGTGCAGAACTCGACCTTACCGGCGTGATTTACATGCCCAACGGCGACGTGCGCTTTACCGGCAACTCGGGCCAGAGCGCAGAGTGTCTCTTGCTCGTCGCCAACCACGTGACCTTCGCCGGTACCTCGAAGCTCAACAACAACTGCACCACCGACTATGCCGAGCTCGACCTGTCGGCCTCGGTGGTGAAGGTCGTCGAATGA
- a CDS encoding flotillin family protein, translating to MMARLYKRASKEIAFVRTGVGGERVVMNGGALVLPVFHETMPVNMNTVRLAVERKNGDALITLDRLRIDVKAEFYVRVRPDAGAIAMAAQTLGARTMHPEALKDLVEGKFVDALRSVAAGMSMNQLHEQRADFVQKVQQVSAADLAMNGLELESVSLTGLDQTSIEHFNANNAFDAEGLTKLTEQIELRKKTRNDIEQDTRVQMETKNLEADRQSMTIQRDNEFARLEQEREVEMRRAEQTAEIAREQAKRTRESDEARIEAKQQVDARQIEADRSIEEARIAQAQAVELARQEQQIAIQNKSREESQAKSQADEARAKAVAAEEQVTTSRETEVAERAKRIELIEAAKEAERQAIAIKVEAEAEKEAAFNRAEAVKREAEGEAEAEKLKAEAARVRMEVEAAGQRAINEAANILSSEQISLQMKMALLKVLPEVVRESVRPMEAIDSIKIVQVDGLTQKGGGSAGAGAPVGGSGNLANDAVSAALAYRAQAPMIDGLMKELGLDGSTLSSMVQGASEIAVPQAPEAADNDEATDGEVYRPTTVN from the coding sequence ATGATGGCGCGCCTGTACAAGCGGGCGAGCAAGGAAATCGCCTTCGTGCGAACGGGCGTAGGCGGGGAACGCGTCGTGATGAACGGCGGCGCGCTGGTCCTGCCGGTCTTCCACGAGACGATGCCGGTCAACATGAACACCGTGCGCCTCGCCGTCGAGCGCAAGAACGGGGATGCGCTCATCACGCTCGATCGCCTGCGCATCGACGTGAAGGCCGAGTTTTACGTACGTGTCCGTCCGGATGCCGGGGCCATTGCCATGGCCGCGCAGACGCTCGGTGCGCGCACCATGCACCCCGAGGCGCTCAAGGACCTCGTCGAGGGCAAGTTCGTCGACGCGCTGCGCTCGGTCGCGGCGGGCATGTCGATGAACCAGCTTCACGAGCAGCGCGCAGATTTCGTGCAGAAGGTGCAGCAGGTCTCTGCCGCCGACCTCGCGATGAACGGTCTGGAGCTGGAATCGGTCTCGCTGACGGGGCTCGACCAGACCTCGATCGAACATTTTAACGCCAACAACGCGTTCGACGCCGAAGGTCTCACCAAGCTGACCGAGCAGATCGAGCTGCGCAAGAAGACGCGCAACGACATCGAGCAGGACACGCGCGTCCAGATGGAGACCAAGAACCTCGAGGCGGATCGCCAGTCGATGACGATCCAGCGCGACAACGAGTTCGCACGTCTCGAGCAGGAGCGCGAGGTCGAGATGCGCCGCGCCGAGCAGACGGCGGAAATCGCCCGCGAGCAGGCCAAGCGTACCCGGGAATCGGACGAGGCCCGGATCGAGGCCAAGCAGCAGGTCGATGCCCGCCAGATCGAGGCCGACCGCTCCATCGAGGAGGCGCGCATCGCGCAGGCCCAGGCGGTAGAACTCGCCCGTCAGGAACAGCAGATCGCGATCCAGAACAAGAGCCGCGAGGAAAGCCAGGCCAAGAGCCAGGCCGACGAGGCCCGTGCCAAGGCGGTCGCCGCCGAGGAGCAGGTCACGACCAGCCGCGAGACCGAGGTCGCAGAGCGTGCCAAGCGGATCGAGCTGATCGAGGCCGCCAAGGAAGCCGAGCGTCAGGCCATCGCGATCAAGGTCGAGGCCGAGGCCGAGAAGGAAGCCGCGTTCAACCGCGCCGAAGCGGTCAAGCGCGAGGCCGAGGGTGAAGCCGAGGCCGAGAAGCTCAAGGCCGAAGCCGCGCGCGTGCGCATGGAGGTCGAGGCCGCGGGTCAGCGCGCGATCAACGAGGCGGCGAACATCCTCTCATCGGAGCAGATCTCGCTGCAGATGAAGATGGCGCTGCTCAAGGTCCTGCCGGAAGTCGTGCGCGAGAGCGTGCGCCCGATGGAAGCGATCGACTCGATCAAGATCGTCCAGGTCGACGGGCTCACCCAGAAGGGTGGCGGATCGGCAGGGGCGGGTGCTCCGGTCGGCGGTTCGGGCAACCTTGCCAACGATGCGGTCAGTGCCGCGCTGGCCTACCGGGCGCAGGCACCGATGATCGATGGCCTGATGAAGGAACTGGGGCTGGACGGCTCGACCCTGTCGAGCATGGTGCAAGGCGCGAGCGAAATTGCCGTTCCGCAGGCGCCCGAAGCGGCAGACAACGACGAAGCAACTGATGGCGAGGTCTATCGACCGACTACGGTCAACTGA
- a CDS encoding YqiJ family protein, which produces MLDLVTQAQNLPFSVAIGVVAMLAVFQFVGLGDLLGGDTDVDLDLDTDGELALDSGLLSLIGLGRVPFIVWLMVLLSVFGVIGFAAQEFLESLTGAPWTPWLVGPAAGVVALPVTGAISRPLGRLLPKDETTAVDRASLVGRQAQIVIGTARQGSPARASVTDHFGQVHYVMLEPDNAGQTFEQGERVLIVRREGELFKAIARGDHYLPRLD; this is translated from the coding sequence ATGCTCGACCTGGTCACGCAGGCGCAGAACCTGCCGTTCTCGGTCGCGATCGGCGTCGTCGCGATGCTGGCGGTGTTCCAGTTCGTCGGGCTGGGAGACCTGCTCGGCGGTGATACCGACGTCGATCTCGACCTCGATACCGATGGCGAGCTGGCGCTCGACAGCGGGTTGCTCTCGCTCATTGGGCTGGGCCGGGTGCCGTTCATTGTCTGGCTCATGGTTCTGCTGAGCGTCTTCGGCGTGATCGGCTTTGCCGCGCAGGAATTTCTCGAGAGCCTGACCGGGGCGCCCTGGACGCCCTGGCTCGTGGGTCCGGCCGCCGGTGTCGTCGCACTCCCGGTGACGGGCGCGATATCGCGTCCGCTTGGTCGGCTGCTCCCCAAGGACGAGACCACGGCCGTCGACCGCGCTTCGCTCGTCGGGCGTCAGGCGCAGATCGTGATCGGCACGGCGAGGCAAGGCTCTCCAGCCCGCGCCAGTGTGACGGATCACTTCGGGCAGGTCCATTACGTCATGCTCGAACCGGACAATGCGGGCCAGACCTTCGAACAGGGCGAGCGGGTGCTGATCGTGCGGCGCGAGGGCGAGTTGTTCAAGGCCATCGCGCGCGGCGACCATTATCTGCCCCGTCTCGACTGA